A stretch of DNA from Luteolibacter sp. Y139:
TTTTCCTCGGGGTCGATGAGGGACTGCTCGCTGCGATCCTGCAGCAGCTTCCGGAGATCGTCCTCGGTGGCGCCATCACGGTGCATCCGCTCGAAGAGTTCCATGAGATCCTGCCCCGGTCCCGACTGCGGTGCGGTCGGAGGCTCTTGCGCGGAAAGCGGGGCAGCGGAAAGAATTGGGAGGGCGAGAAAAGCGAGTGTCGTTTTCATGGGTCCATCCCGGAAGCGATGCCAGGCAGGGACCTTTGTCTTTCGGGAGGAAATATTTCCCGCTTTCCCCGACGCATCGACCTGCAACGATTCACCTATGCGCGCAACTCTCTGCCTCATCTCGTTGATCCTGCCACTCGGCGCGGCTCCAACCGATGGCGAACTGTTGGCATCCGTCAAAGAGCGCACGAAGCTGGAGCGCGTCACTCCCCATGCCGTGGACATGTCGAAGGCGATGGCCGCGCGCTGTAGCATCGACTCGATCCTCCTGAAGTCTGGCCCTCACGCCGGCGCGAAATATCACGTCTTCGCCAATGCCCCGGCGGCTCTACCCCTCTTCGATCCGTGGGGCAAATTTCCCGAAGGCAGCCTGATCGTGAAGGAGAAGCTCAATCCTGCCGATGACAAGACTCAGCTCTTCACCGGCATGTGGAAACGTGAGCAAGGCTACTTTCCCGAGTGCGGGGACTGGGAGTTTTTCACCGTCGACGGCGAGACGTCGAAAATCGTCGAGCGCGGCAAGCTCGTCAGCTGCGCGAGCTGCCACGAGGACTTCACCAAGGGCGATTTCGTCTCGAAGAAATACGTGATGCCCGCCCAACTCACCGGCGGCCGGATCGTCCTTCACGCCAGCACCGCACAGACGAACGGCAAGAAGCTCCAATACGAGCCCATCGAGAAAAAGAACACCCTCGGCTTCTGGGTCGATCCCACCGACAGCGCCTCGTGGTCATTCGAGGTGACCCGCCCCGGCAAATTCGAGATCCACGTTTGGCAAGGCTGCGGCAAGGACAGCGGCGGCAGTGAAGTGGAAATCTCCGCCGGAGATCAACGCACTCGCTTCACGGTCGAAGACACCGGCAATTTCCAGAACTTCAAGGAGCGCAATGTCGGCACCCTGAACTTCGAAAAGGCTGGCCCGCAAAAACTCGAAGTCCATGCCCTCTCCAAGCCCGGCGCAGCGGTGATGGATCTCCGGCAAGTGGTGCTGGTGCCGGTTCCATAGATGGCCTCAGACAATCATCGTGCGGAAGGTCAGGTTGATCCGCGGCTCCTTGATCTTCGCCGCCTTCGGCAAGGCATGCTTCCAGTAGTCCTGCGTCTCGTCCTTCATCACCAGCAGGCTGCCGTTTTCCAACAGCAGTGAAACAGTCTCGCCATCGAGTTTGTGGCGGAATGAAAACACCCTCTCCGCGCCTAGGCTGATCGAGGCGATGGCGGCATGCTTGACCAGGGACTTCTCATCATCGCTATGCCAGCCCATCCCTTCGCCACCATGATGATAGAGGTTGGCGAGACACGAATTGAAAGACAGGCCGGTGATGTTCTCGATCCTCGCCTTGATCTCCGCGAGTTCCGGCGTCCACTCCGCCGCCTGCTTCACCGTGCCGGAATAGCGATAGGGAATGCCCGCGTCGGCGAACCATGCGACTTCCCGCGCCGTGACCACGCGCTTGCCGAACATCACCACCTCATCATTACGCCACGGCAGCGTGGAACTCAGGCGCTCATAGGAGTTCCGCGCCATGGCCTCGTCAAAGATCCGCCCATGGTAGATCGCCGTGCCGTCGCGGGGCAGCAGGTTCATCGCTTCGCTTCCCATCGCCGAGATCAGCCCTCCAGCATCGCATCCAGCCGCTGCATCTCGCCGACCTGCCACTTCATCGCGCCGACCTGCTCGGTGGCTTCATGGATCTCCAACGGCGTCGCACCCAGCGTGAGTTGGGCGAGCTGGTGGCGCGTGGTTTCGGCATTGGCGGCGAGTTCCTCGAGCTGCTGGGTCACCCCTTCGATCCGCTCGCGGACCGCCTCCGGATTCACCTTGGCGCGCGTCACCAGTGCGAGCTTCTGGCACAGCGGCCAGAGCGACGACAGCGACTCGCGGGTGCGACGGTCGATCTCCTCGCGCAACTCAGCCGGCAAGTGCGGATTGGCAGGATCGGTGGCCGCGTCTTGCAAAGCCAGCAGCTCCTTCACCGCCGCCAGCATCCGTGCCTTGATCGTTTCGCCGGGGAAGGGGACCTTGAACCGCAATGCGCTGATCAATTGATCCCCATCGCCGCCGTCCTGGAGCAGTTGTAACGCAGCCGCGTAGTCGTGGCCTTCCATGGCCGTCTGCGCCTTGCCGGATTTGGAAAGAAAGCGATACGCCAGCCACCCCAGCAGGCCGACAAGGACGGCCAGGGCAACCAGCGCCAGCGAGATGCGCCAGAAATAAACGGCCGCCGCCAATACAGCCAAGCCGATGAGCCACCCCGCGCCGCCACCCGAAGATTCTTGGGACATATGATGCCTCGACAGCATCCGCGCGACGCGTCAACGGGCAAGAGGGAAAAGAGCCGGATCTTGTAGCAACAGGCCCGGTGGATTGGCTCCACCGGGCCTGCGATATCTGAGCGCTTCTCCAGGAACGCAAATCATTCGGTCGCGCTGGCCCGCAGGAAGGCCTTAGCCTGCGCGGAGATCGGACCATTGATCCGGAAAGACCGGTATTCCCAAGCCGCCGAACTCAGTGGAACCGCGGGCAGCGTGATGCCGGGCGTCCCAGCGACCTCGCTCAGCGACAGCGTCCACGTCGAGAGGTTGGTGCTGCCTTGGACCCGGTAGATCACCCCATCGATCTTGGATGAAACGAGCCCACTGCCATCCGCGCTGAAAGCACCGGCCCCGGTGCGGACCGGGATCGTGATCACGAGTGCATTCTCACCGCCGAGGGAGAACCCCTTCGTCTGGATCTTGCCACTGGCCACGCCTGACGTGGGATTCCCATCGAACGCGAACTCCGTGAGATTGTCGAAACCGTCGCCATCGGCGTCGTCGGCTTTCCCTCGCTTGTCGGGATTGCTAATCTGCATCGCCCAAGGGATGAATGGATCGGCTGTCCATGCGGGATTCACCTCAATGATCCCCGAGCCGGTGATCTCGGCGAGGCCGGTCACCCCGGGCTCGGTCGTTCCCTGCGGACCATAGCGACCGGCTGGCTTCGATACGCCGCCCACAATGAAACTCTTCACGACATTGACCGTGGACTCCGAGACAAAGCCAAGATCGAGCAGCGCATCCGAGTCGACATCCAGTGTCGCCCCACCATAGAGCGTGGGATTCGAAAGCCGCAGGATTCCTTCCACCACCATCGTGTTGCCTTGATAAGCGTTCGCGTCCGAAGTGAGGGTCAAGGTGCCGGTGCCTTGCTTGACGAGCGCTCCATTCACGAGATTCACACCGAGCGACAGGATTCCAGAGTCATTGACGCGGATCGTGCGGGTGCCGCCGAGATCGATGAAGTTGGCGGCATTCACACGCGTGATCGTCACGCTGCTGTCGCCGGATTTCACGAACTCTCCCGCATTGGCGAAGCGGATGCCACTGGCACTGTTGCCGCAGGTGATGGTTGCGGCATTGGCGATCGATAGGCCTCCGCCATCGAGCGTGAGTTCGGACGCACTGGCACCGCCGAGTTTCAGTTCGCCGCCACCCGGGCCGAAATTCAGCCCCGCGATGGTTTCATTCACGCTGGAACCGGTTTCAAGGGTGGCCGTGGCACCGCTGATCACCGTATTCGCCGTGATCACGGAGCTGTTGCCGAGTTGCTCGCTGGCGGCGAGCCGCAAGTAGCCGCCGTCGATCGCCACCGGGCCGCTGATGGTATTATTACCAGCCACCGGATTGACCAAGGTAACCCGGCTGAAATTCGTGCCGGAGGACGTGCGCCCACTGACGGTGAAGCCGCCGCTGCCAGTGAGCTTCGAGGCGATGCGCAGGCCCTGATCGGAAGTGCCAACTGCGGCCTCATGCAGCGGCGCACCAGCTTGCAAGTCGAGCGTGCCGCCGGTGATCGTGGTGGCGCTAGCCGTGGCTCCGATGCGTTTGATCCCGGCAACCGATAGCGGCGTGACGGCGTCCACAGTCACGGTGTAGGCACCCACAGCAAGGATGGCCGTGGCGGATCCATCATTCGCCCACGGCAAATGCGCAACCGCACCCTGATCCCAGTTGAGCAGCGTGGTGTTCCAATTGCCCGCCGTGGCAGCCGCTGCCGCATCGCCATTGGCAACGATATCAACCGTGCCACCATCGTAATACATCACCTGCGGAAGCACCGACGTCGCAGCGCTTTGCTCCAGCACGATGCGCTTGTTCGCCACATCGTGTCTCACTCGATAACCGGCAGGCACGCCCGTGATCGAGTTGAAGGTGCCATGCATCACACCCGTGTATTGCAGCACCGTGTAGGAAGGCTGCGTCGCCCCACTGCCAAAGGGCACGATGGCGATCTCCGCGATCTTCGCCGGTCCGAGGATGAGATCGCCATTCACCACCAGCTTGTCGGCAGCGGCTCCATTGACTTCGATCTGGATTGCCCCTGTGCCCATGGAGGCGACCTGCACCCCGCCAGTGGTAAATGTGCCGATCGAAGACGGACCATCGCCAGGAGCAAGATAGGCGCGGGTGGCGACCGTGCTTCCAAGCATCGGGGAAGAAACAATCGATCCCGTGCCGCCAAGCGTGGCACCGGCGGCCACCGTCGCACTCCCCTCGCCAGCACCGTCACCAGTGGCGTTGTTGAAAAGGAGGCTGCCCGCGTTCACCGCCACCACGGTTCCCGAAGGACGGGAGAAGGGCGACTCGACCGTCCGCCGCACGATTCCATTACCGCTCTTTGAAAGAGTTCCCGTCCCCGAGATCGCGGCATTATAGGTGAAGGAATCTGAGCGATTCAGCGTCACCGTTCCATTGTTCAGGTTTACCGGGCTATCGTTTCCTCCTGAATCCTTGAACGAACCCGTGGTGCCACCGCTGCCCAGTTGCGCCGCGATTGTGCCGGTCACATTGAGGTTCCCCGCAATGATGTTGTCCTTCGTGAAAATGACGTTGCCGGAAGCAGTAGTCCGCTCGACCACGATATCACCGGGACCATTGAGCGTGGAGGCAATGGTGAGGTTCACGGTATTCGTCGCCCGGAACTTCGGCGTGCCGAGCAAGGTGAGGGTCCCGGAATAAGTAGTCGTCCCGACATAGTCGGCAAGGATCGCGCCATCCTCCAATTCGATCGGCGTCGTCACCGTGAGGCTGCTGGCGGTGTTCAAGACAGCGCCCGATTTCACGGTCACCTTGTCACCGAGCCCCGCAACGCTGGCCGTGCTGAGAACTCCTTCCGAAACGACAAGATCGTAGCCCGTGACGCTACCGCCGGTGGTGCCAGTGCCACCGATAAAGAGCGTGCCGCCTCCGGTCTTGGTGAGGACATGCTTCGTTCCCGAACTCGTCGTCGTTCCGAAGCCCACGTCGAAGCTCACGTTGGACGGCACGCGGATCGACGCATCCGCGGTGAGAACCAGATCCTGCACGCCGGATTTGCCGCGACCGGCGTAGGCGAGGTTGCCGGTGGTCGACGAGGTGATCGCGCCCAGGAAAGTTCCGGGCGAGGCATCGTCCTCCATTCCATTGCCGGCGATCTCCACCTTGTAGGTGCGGCGTGAGGCAGCGGTGGCATGCACCGCACCGCCTTGGCCATTGAGGTCGAGGGTCGCGCCGGAAGCGATCTTGATCGTATTTCCCGTGGCTCCGAACGCGTACGAGGTGTTGCCAGTGAGGTTCGAGTTGCTGAGCGTCAGCTTGCCGGCATTCACACGGACCTCGCCCGTGAAGCTGTTGAGGCCACCGAAGAAAAGATACGCGCTTCCGGTCTTCTCAAGGATGACCCCGGTGCCCACCAAGGTCCCGGGCCCATCGAAGGAGTAGTCATTGAAGCCGGTGGCGGAGAAGGTCAGCTTGGCAGGACTGAATGTGCCATTCAGCCCCACATCGAGAAAGCTGGCACTGTCAGGGAAGACCAGATTGTCGCCGGTTGCCGGCACCCCCGGATTCCAGTTGGCGGCCGTGTCGTAGTTCGTATCGGCACCCCCGCCGGTCCATGTGACCGTGGCCGCAGGAGCCGAGACGATGCCAAGGGCGGCGCTGCCGAGCAGCCAACGACGAGTGAAGGGGGAGCGCTTGATCCGTGAGGTATTCATGATGCGTCGATGTCAGGAGGTCGGACGGCGGGCCGAACCTGAGACCCGCCATTCAAGCCTGAGGGAAGACCATATCGGCGGCTCACGGGCGAGTCCGCGCCGTGGAACAATCTGCCCTGCTGATCATGGCAGTTTGACATCAGCCGCTAGGCCTGCCTTGCTCCGGGTCCATGGAGTCCCTGCGCCGGATCACGCTAGCCGATCAGACCGAGATCGCCCTCCGGGAGGCGATTCGCGAAGGGCGTTTCGGCGATCGTCTGCCCGGCTTCCGGCCACTCGCCAAGGCGCTCTCCGTGAATCCCATCACGGTCTCTGAAGCGGTCGGAAGGCTCGTGGCCGATGGCACGCTGCTCTCCGATGGACCGCGGAAAAAGTTCCGCATCGTCCAGAATGCTCGCAGTGGCAAACAGGCCACCCGGCGCAAGGTGCTCTACCTCACCGCCGAGCCCCTGCACGAGACAATCACTGTCGCCGTGGAGATCCTCTCGCAGCTTTTGTTAGAACGCCCGGATTGGGATGTGAAGCATCGCACCACCGGTCATGCCAAGAATGGACGACCCGACCGCCGGCGCTGGGATGGACTTTTGAAATCCGAGGAAGCCCAGCATCTGGTCGTCTTCGGCGGGCGGCCCGATATCGCGAAGTGGTCGCTCGATCGCGGCGTGCCAGCCTATTTCCTCGGCGGCGATAGCGGTCGGCTGCCGGTCCCCATGCTAGGCGTGAATGCCGCGGAGATGCTGTCCCAAGTGATGGACCGCTTGATGGATCTCGGGCACACCCGGATTTGCCAGATGATGTGCGGCTTGCCCGAGGGCTTCTGCGAACGCCAACGCCACTACATGGCGAAGTGCCTGGAAAAACGCGGCCTGCCCTTCGTTCCGAACTACCACGCTCCGATCCTTCCACGTTCCGATCCGGACGATCTCGCCCGCGCCCTGACAAAGGTGATCAAAGTCCGCCCGCCCACCGCGCTGATCCTGTTCGATTGGGAGCACTTCATCGCCACCTCCTGCGTGCTGCGCGATCATGGCCTGCGCATCCCGCGCGACATCTCGGTCGCGATGCTGTCCCAGCACCGGATGATGGAGTGGCACCTGCCGCGGATCACCCATTTCCAATACCCTGTCGTGCAGGTGGCCAAGACCTTGGCAAAATGGATCGAGTCTCCGCCGGCAGATCTGAACATCCAGGTCTCGCTGCCCTTGGAATTGGTCGAAGCGGAGAGCCTCGCGAAGGCGCGAAAGGACTGATCAATCGAGGAAAATCGACAGCACTCCTCCGACGATTGCCAGCACGTCCCAAGTGCTTGGTCCCTTGGACTCGAAATCCCCAGGACCATCACGCCCCACGGATTCGATGCTCACCGGCGGCGCAGGCGGGCGGTTCTCCTTCATCGGCGCATACAGTTTTTTCACCCGCTCCGCCTCGTGCTGCTGATAGATCAGCTTGCCGCCGGCGCGCCACCACTCGGTCAGACGGCGCAGCTCGCTGCCTTCCAACCACACGCCATGAGTACCACAGCGATCGACGATCACTCCGCTGCGCCCGCCGAAGTTGAGATGGCTCATCCGCTCCGCGCATATCGGACACTTCTGGTAGGTGATCTCGTCGCGATTCTGGCGAAAGTCGGTGGCGATTTGGTTGATCTGGGCCGGATCAAGCCACACCAGCGGATTGGTCTGCGCTTCTAACAACGCCTCCAGTTCCCCTGGATTGAAAAAGGTGCCATAGCAGGTGGTGCAGCGCTCGATGCAGATCTTCGGCTCGGTATCGAACTCGATCACATCCAGCGGAGTGGTGCAGTGCGGGCAGGGCAGGGAAGCATCGGAGCCGAGGTCACGGAAGTGCACCTGCCGCAGGTTCACATCCTGCCTCACCCCGCAGAAGGGGCAAAAGGTCATGGCTCCTTGCAGGGCCCCGCCGCAGCTCGTGCATTTCATCGGGATACGTTTCGCTGAAAAGCAGCGTCTGGGTCAATTCCAGCGGCAGCCCGGATTTCCAATGCCAAGCTCCTCACCAGGGGTCATCCGTCTCGATGGCCCTCTCCTGCGGCCGCGGTGGCTCCGGAGGAACCGGCTCCTTCGGCGGATAAGGGCGGAGCACCGCAGGCTTCCAGCGATTGAGGCAAAGCACCAGCAGGCCCGCGGCTGCCGCGCCTGAAAAACCTCCTCCGTAGGTCCAGAGCGGGATGACCGGTGAAACCGGCGCCGAGAGGATTTCCGCTACCTTTGCGTTGGTATTCGGCGCCTTGAAGGGCTCCCCGGGAGGATTGAGATATCCGATCTGTAGCGAGAGTTCCTGAAATTTCTTCCAGCGCCGCGAGAAGTCTTCG
This window harbors:
- a CDS encoding beta strand repeat-containing protein gives rise to the protein MNTSRIKRSPFTRRWLLGSAALGIVSAPAATVTWTGGGADTNYDTAANWNPGVPATGDNLVFPDSASFLDVGLNGTFSPAKLTFSATGFNDYSFDGPGTLVGTGVILEKTGSAYLFFGGLNSFTGEVRVNAGKLTLSNSNLTGNTSYAFGATGNTIKIASGATLDLNGQGGAVHATAASRRTYKVEIAGNGMEDDASPGTFLGAITSSTTGNLAYAGRGKSGVQDLVLTADASIRVPSNVSFDVGFGTTTSSGTKHVLTKTGGGTLFIGGTGTTGGSVTGYDLVVSEGVLSTASVAGLGDKVTVKSGAVLNTASSLTVTTPIELEDGAILADYVGTTTYSGTLTLLGTPKFRATNTVNLTIASTLNGPGDIVVERTTASGNVIFTKDNIIAGNLNVTGTIAAQLGSGGTTGSFKDSGGNDSPVNLNNGTVTLNRSDSFTYNAAISGTGTLSKSGNGIVRRTVESPFSRPSGTVVAVNAGSLLFNNATGDGAGEGSATVAAGATLGGTGSIVSSPMLGSTVATRAYLAPGDGPSSIGTFTTGGVQVASMGTGAIQIEVNGAAADKLVVNGDLILGPAKIAEIAIVPFGSGATQPSYTVLQYTGVMHGTFNSITGVPAGYRVRHDVANKRIVLEQSAATSVLPQVMYYDGGTVDIVANGDAAAAATAGNWNTTLLNWDQGAVAHLPWANDGSATAILAVGAYTVTVDAVTPLSVAGIKRIGATASATTITGGTLDLQAGAPLHEAAVGTSDQGLRIASKLTGSGGFTVSGRTSSGTNFSRVTLVNPVAGNNTISGPVAIDGGYLRLAASEQLGNSSVITANTVISGATATLETGSSVNETIAGLNFGPGGGELKLGGASASELTLDGGGLSIANAATITCGNSASGIRFANAGEFVKSGDSSVTITRVNAANFIDLGGTRTIRVNDSGILSLGVNLVNGALVKQGTGTLTLTSDANAYQGNTMVVEGILRLSNPTLYGGATLDVDSDALLDLGFVSESTVNVVKSFIVGGVSKPAGRYGPQGTTEPGVTGLAEITGSGIIEVNPAWTADPFIPWAMQISNPDKRGKADDADGDGFDNLTEFAFDGNPTSGVASGKIQTKGFSLGGENALVITIPVRTGAGAFSADGSGLVSSKIDGVIYRVQGSTNLSTWTLSLSEVAGTPGITLPAVPLSSAAWEYRSFRINGPISAQAKAFLRASATE
- a CDS encoding substrate-binding domain-containing protein, with product MESLRRITLADQTEIALREAIREGRFGDRLPGFRPLAKALSVNPITVSEAVGRLVADGTLLSDGPRKKFRIVQNARSGKQATRRKVLYLTAEPLHETITVAVEILSQLLLERPDWDVKHRTTGHAKNGRPDRRRWDGLLKSEEAQHLVVFGGRPDIAKWSLDRGVPAYFLGGDSGRLPVPMLGVNAAEMLSQVMDRLMDLGHTRICQMMCGLPEGFCERQRHYMAKCLEKRGLPFVPNYHAPILPRSDPDDLARALTKVIKVRPPTALILFDWEHFIATSCVLRDHGLRIPRDISVAMLSQHRMMEWHLPRITHFQYPVVQVAKTLAKWIESPPADLNIQVSLPLELVEAESLAKARKD
- a CDS encoding DUF5077 domain-containing protein, which produces MRATLCLISLILPLGAAPTDGELLASVKERTKLERVTPHAVDMSKAMAARCSIDSILLKSGPHAGAKYHVFANAPAALPLFDPWGKFPEGSLIVKEKLNPADDKTQLFTGMWKREQGYFPECGDWEFFTVDGETSKIVERGKLVSCASCHEDFTKGDFVSKKYVMPAQLTGGRIVLHASTAQTNGKKLQYEPIEKKNTLGFWVDPTDSASWSFEVTRPGKFEIHVWQGCGKDSGGSEVEISAGDQRTRFTVEDTGNFQNFKERNVGTLNFEKAGPQKLEVHALSKPGAAVMDLRQVVLVPVP
- a CDS encoding alpha-ketoglutarate-dependent dioxygenase AlkB family protein; translated protein: MNLLPRDGTAIYHGRIFDEAMARNSYERLSSTLPWRNDEVVMFGKRVVTAREVAWFADAGIPYRYSGTVKQAAEWTPELAEIKARIENITGLSFNSCLANLYHHGGEGMGWHSDDEKSLVKHAAIASISLGAERVFSFRHKLDGETVSLLLENGSLLVMKDETQDYWKHALPKAAKIKEPRINLTFRTMIV
- a CDS encoding TFIIB-type zinc ribbon-containing protein; this translates as MTFCPFCGVRQDVNLRQVHFRDLGSDASLPCPHCTTPLDVIEFDTEPKICIERCTTCYGTFFNPGELEALLEAQTNPLVWLDPAQINQIATDFRQNRDEITYQKCPICAERMSHLNFGGRSGVIVDRCGTHGVWLEGSELRRLTEWWRAGGKLIYQQHEAERVKKLYAPMKENRPPAPPVSIESVGRDGPGDFESKGPSTWDVLAIVGGVLSIFLD